CCTCATTGTGTCCAACTTCTATGGCTAGAGGGATTGTGATGAAGGAACACTTCTCTTGAAATATGTGGCCTTTTAGACATTTACTATTGTTGCTTATTTTCCCTTCAAAGACCTGGAAAAAAAGACAATCTCAATCTAAAAGCAGTGCTGGTACAGTGCCcacttatataaatatttacctGTAAGATAATAATCCTACCTGGGACACTGGTGGCCCAACTGTTTTTAGGATTTTCTGATAGTACTCCACTGCATCCTGCTGTTCATGTACTGGAAATAAGGCAATGTAAATTACGAAGACAACAAGCATTTAGTCTGAAATTACGCTGAAATTAACTCACCATTCCTGATGCGCAAACTTCGAGTTATCCCTCGAGTGGTGCCACGAGCCACTTTAAGTGTTCCAAAGAGAGTTTGCAGCTGTAGCAGCAGATCAACACTTCCCTGGCTGGAGTCCTTAGGACCTTGTTTAAAGCTACAAAAAGTAGCCCCAAAACATTTATATTGATATAAATGTTTgaggtaaaagaaaaaaataatatagtaATCCCAAATGAACTGATGTTAACGTGAGTTTAAAACTGTGTTCagctaaaaataaatgttatcaGAATTAAATCATAAAGAAGGTATGGCAGCAAATAAGGTGTTAGGGAATGGAAATACCTCTCTACTGCTGTTCTGAAGTCTTTGGTCATGTAAAGACATTGTAGCACTGTGTTCAGGTAGCAAGTTGAGCCCTGATTTTTTAAGCCATTGTATCGCATGTCTTCATGCCTGAGTGtacaaaagaaaataattacattctAGTATGCTGTAATTAAGGCTTTAATCGACTCACCTAGACCAAATAGTTGTGTATCCTCAAACTggattacttaaaaaaaaatagttatgGTTTGTCTAAGTCTAAGACTTAATGTGACCTTTAGCAGCATATAGGAACTATTGTCATAGAGTAACAGCTATCATTTCCATAAACAATAATTGTTATAATCAatcatatataattacataattgcACAAAGAATTATAGATTTAATTACATGTATGTACAATTTACTTTCTGTATTGATAGGTCCAAGTTGTTCAATGGTATGGATGCCAAACAATGCCAAGAACGGGGGGGCTGAATTATTGCTGAATTATTACAACCTTTAGGGTTGTAAAGTTAATTTAAAAAGCATACACAATTTAACAAAGAAGTTTATTTAACTCAATAAATACATAGAATTAACCTTGTAAAGTAGTCTACTTCTTTGATTGAAGAAACCAATAAACTGCTTGTCATTTTCAGGTGTTCACGTGTCACAGTACATGTGTGTCAGTAACTATAACcacaattataaaaatgaaccacaaaaataaaaatatttctcgATCAAAGACAATAATTCTCAGATGGATCTTCCCTTACTGAAGACACgtctaaaaaaaatcacaaaaccACGAAAAGAAATAGATTGTGTTAAAGGTCCGACGGGGGGAGGCTAGGGAAGTCATGCAGAGTGTGATGAGGTCTGTGGATAACAAACGTAAGGAGGTCATCGAAACGCTTTACAACTGGgaatttgtccaattacttttggttTCCTGAAATAAAGAATCAGGGCTGTGTTCACCCTGGCATGAAAGGCCTTCAGTTATTTACATTACTCACTGTCCAACAAATCTGCTGAATGTGCTTACCTTGTTTTTTGTGCATGTGGCTTTGCAGCTGCATTCCGGTTTACACTAGAACAACTCCCCATAACACCGCCGAGCAATGGTCACTACAGGCGTTTACGCCTCTCCACTTTCGGTTTCACTTTTACAGTACTCAACAAACTGCTCTCATGTgattagagaaaaaaaaaaaagcactaggAAACTGAGGGCTTTCTGTTTTTACTTGTCTGTAACCTAATgctcatatatataaaaagataaTCTATGTAGTTCAGTAAATACACTGCTTCCAACTGGAAAACGTCCTTGCTTAAAAATCCAACTCAAGATCAGCTTTTTCAGCTGTTTCAGATGGTGTAAGCTGATCACTGATGGTCTAGATGAAAAGGATATCCTCTGCTGGTGAGccagctggtcaaccagctctgTCATGCTGGTCATTTTTTTCTGCACATGATTTAATTATTTTGGCTATATTTACTAATTAGTATATAATGATAATTGAGAAATACATAATGTCAGTTATGTTCAGTATTGCACAATACAAAATATCCATGATCAATACATGACTGATAAGTATTGTCCTGAACAGATGTACGTTCTGGAGGGAGGTTTGTTACTGAAAACAATTATAAAATGATTCTAGAACTTCGTTTGTCTGATTACATTGAGGCTGTATAGCTTGTTACAGGACTTCCATGACTGTAAAAAAGCATGGATGACATGGTTCCATTTCCTTTCATTCTATAGACATGACGCCAAAATTGCCCAcctgcaaccagagtctgcacagtagagaccagaggtaGAACCAGACACACCTACTAGATGGGTCTGGAACTGACAGGAGCCTTATAcagcctttttttatttcagtattaaaatttcatcatattttttcatcaatgttttatttaaatgttttcttttagttttttgtttggtAAAAAGTAAACATTCAGAGCCTCTGCACTGCTTGATTTGCTGCTTCACTTCTACTTATATTAAAGGGTTCAGCCCGCCCTCAAAACAGGTGTGATTTGTAATTAAAGCAGTGCATGCAGGGCATGTTTTCAGCAGCTTTGCAGGCTATTCCACTGGGTCTGTTAGAACTCTGAGCACTTCAGATCTGTCTCAGCCTCAACCTGAGGCGAAACAAGCTacgaaattatatatataatatattcaaatatataaatatattatatgttatatatgttgTTGTGAAAAGGTTGTAAAAAGTTAAATGAACTGGGTAGTTTCAGgggctgttgtttttttgaagTAAGGGAAGTCATGCAGAGTGTGATGAGGTCTGTGGATAACAAACGTAAGGAGGTCATCGAAACGCTTTACAACTGGgaatttgtccaattacttttggttTCCTGAAATAAAGAATCAGGGCTGTGTTCACCCTGGCATGAAAGGCCTTCGGTTATTTACATTACTCACTGTCCAACAAATCTGCTGAATGTGCTTACCTTGTTTTTTGTGCATGTGGCTTTGCAGCTGGATTCCGGTTTACACTAGAACAACTCCCCATAACACCGCCGAGCAATGGCCTCTAGTCTCTTAAAATAAAGTCACGAAACAAACAAGCCCCGTACCTACAGAGAGTACAGTAATGGAAGATCCATTAGATCTTATGAGATCTATCAGATCTTCCACTTCAAGACACGGTCACTACAGGCGTTTACGCCTCTCCACTTTCGGTTTCACTTTTACAGTACTCAACAAACTGCTCTCATGTgattagagaaaaaaaaaaaacagcactagGAAACTGAGGGCTTTCTGTTTTTACTTGTCTGTAACCTAATgctcatatatataaaaagataaTCTATGTAGTTCAGTAAATACACTACTTCCAACTGGAAAACGTCCTTGCTTAAAAATCCAACTCAAGATCAGCTTTTTCAGCTGTTTCAGATGGTGTAAGCTGATCACTGATGGTCTAGATGAAAAGGATATCCTCTGCTGGTGAGccagctggtcaaccagctctgTCATGCTGGTCATTTTTTTCTGCACATGATTTAATTATTTTGGCTATATTTACTAATTAGTATATAATGATAATTGAGAAATACATAATGTCAGTTATGTTCAGTATTGCACAATACAAAATATCCATGATCAATACATGACTGATAAGTATTGTCCTGAACAGATGTACGTTCTGGAGGGAGGTTTGTTACTGAAAACAATTATAAAATGATTCTAGAACTTCGTTTGTCTGATTACATTGAGGCTGTATAGCTTGTTACAGGACTTCCATGACTGTAAAAAAGCATGGATGACATGGTTCCATTTCCTTTCATTCTATAGACATGACGCCAAAATTGCCCAcctgcaaccagagtctgcacagtagagaccagaggtaGAACCAGACACACCTACTAGATGGGTCTGGAACTGACAGGAGCCTTATACAGccttttttatttcagtattaAAATTTCATCATATCTTTTCatcaatgttttattttagttttttgtttggtAAAAAGTAAACATTCAGAGCCTCTGCACTGCTTGATTTGCTGCTTCACTTCTACTTATATGAAAGGGTTCAGCCCGCCCTCTAAACAGGTGCGATTTGTAATTAAAGCAGTGCATGCAGGGCATGTTTTCAGCAGCTTTGCAGGCTATTCCACTGGGTCTGCTAGAACTCCGAGCACTTCAGATCTGTCTTAGCCTCGACCTGAGGTGAAACAAGCTacgaaattatatatataatatattaaaatatataaatatattacatgTTATATATGTTGTTGTGAAAAGGTTGTAAAAAGTTAAATGAACTGGGTAGTTTCAGgggctgttgtttttttgtagatTATGTAAGAaactaaaaatgataaaatagagTATTTGGGGTTTCATTATAGGATATAGATTTACTGTACATGTTATTGTGAGTAATACTATTAGCAGTAAAATATTACGCAGAAATACACCTGCACACTGGTTTAGCAACACAAAGAAAGATCCAGCAATCAGCTAGTCATACTAGCTACAGCTAGTCCTAGCTCAAATTCAATGTCGATTTTCTTACcttcaaatgtttctttaaattcGAGTCTTTAGAAGCTGAGAGAATATCTACTGATAGAAGGCCGTATTTACATTTGATATCAGTGatattgcttttcttttttcttttaaaaattaagTTACTTAAAAATGTCATCCAGTTTTTATGCTTGGATAGCTATTATGCCAGCCCCCCAGAaagcagaatattagacaaaatAAAATTTCATTGCTCGTTTTCCACAAAAttacttattttacttttttttcctttcttgtgTCTCTATAAATTAGTTGAATCACTCTGCTGAATTCTGTGTATGAAAAAATATATGCAATATGTGCTCCTAAAACGCGATCATGATCATAGAACGTGATCACAATACCCCTAACAGTTGTAGTATCATTATGAGGAACGTAGCCTGTTTGAGTACAGTGTGTAAGGTATGTATTTTCACATTCATTATTTGGAGTACTGTGTAAGTGCGTcagtttaattttaatttagttttatttgaACTAAATAATTACGCAATTGATATAAAAGATTTTTGGTGTgtctataaatagtaaatatttgaAGGCCTCAAATGTCAAATCAAATCGGTCACAACAAAATGTTTACTTTCCCTTTGCCAGGGccagctttttttctttatcaaCAACCCGCTCACAGAATATTAAATCAAAAATACAACAGAGATAAGAGACAATACAACTTTAAAGTGctttactacatttacattagctGACTGCCAAGCCTATTACACCAGTGAAAAcagtttatttacatatttacacgTTAACCTTCCTGTTATGTTCAGCAGTGAGGAACAGCATTATTGTTTTGAGTCAAACTGACCTGGTGCAGAGCGACCATCTGAAAGGAGGATGTTTGAGTCCATATACACTGTCTTTATCTCAATTAATAATGATTTAATCAATATTTAGTGTAATCTAATTTTAATTTCTTTCAGATCAGGGTTTACTTATGATAATTAATGACCTTTTTCtgtacagttgcaaaaaaaagttttaacccttttaaaataattactaTTGGACTTTTTGTTTCTGATTTGATCTGGTCTTGCAAACTTGGCACCTCCTGTATTTTTAAACTCTGCaatgggtcaatttgacccGCAACATAACAGAAAGgttaaaatgacatttattCAGTACAGGCCATATCCAATGAAATAAAGCACCAGGTTAAAGTGCAGATAGTGTATAACAGCcgtacatttgcacattttaaaatacatttattcgAGACTAATACCGGAACATACTTGTGTATCTGTATTAGTCACATTACACAGGCCATACCGGCAGAACTTCAAAAAGACATGAACAGCTTGATTAAAAGTCCAGAAAGATGGAGATTCCTTATTCATCCCGTGTTTTTACAGTGCAGATCCTCCAGGCAGGCGCAGGACGAGGACGATAATGGACCCATTCTTGATTTCATGCTCGGAGAAGGTCTCCTCATCCTGTAGCTGTTTATCAGCGTACATTGCTCTGAAGTTCTGCCCTGAAAAGAGGGTCAGGTGAGAGGTTGCTTTACTATAGAGCAGGACATGTTGGAAGACGAGGTCTGCAAAATTCATAGACATAAAGACCTACCTTTCAGTTCCGGAAATTTATCTGTGATCTTTTCTTTGAAGACCAAAACAGTCATGTTATTAAAATCCGTTTCCGACTGTGCAACATCTATGGTTTTCTTCTCTCCTTTAATACCAAGAACGAAAACCTGGAAGATTTTCCCCATGCTGACCCGGTGCTCTGAGGAGCGAATGCAGCGAAGTTTCGCTTTCTCTTCATTTAAAGTGGCTGAAGGAAAGTTTACGCCCATAACCTGAATACATATTTCAAACCCATGTTCTTTCACTTTGCCTTTTTATTATAGTTATTGTGGCGCACAAAGCTCTAAACTGCATAATACAGAATATTTCATTTGATTGTAAATCTGTGGTTTGCTGGTTAGTAATTGATGTAGACtcatccttttctttttcttcttcaataataaaaatatattcccCCATGCAACGCAGACAGTGTGTCAGTTGGGTCatgatttactatatttttCAGTGGTGCAGACAATCTAAATACAGAAAAAAGGTACTAAGGTACCACGAACAATCCACACgttatataacaatatatagtCTAAACAGTAGAGCCCAGTCATTTGAACAGATGCATGATGGAAAGGGAAAGAGCTCAGTGATATGAGCAGAGAGTCCTGTAGAGCTTACCAGCCTTCAGCTGGAtaaagttaaggttaagttGAGCTCGTGTTGAGACACAGAGCAGTGCTGGTTATTCTGTGGCATTGGATGCGTTTAATAAGCTTCGTGAATATGTATCATTTCTCTTCCTCGTAAGATGAATTTAGCTCAGGTTAACAGTCGCCACTCGACGGAATTCCCCTAGCCTGGTCGTTTGCATTTGATTGACAGACACGTGGTTTCAATAACAGAAACTAAAAGGCATCCAGCAGCACAGCAACAGCGCCCAGCTGGAAGACACACAAACAATGACTGAGGACGAGAAGCGCTACGACCCTGCAGATACGACCCTCAGGTTTGTTCCGCGGCCGGATGACATCAGTAAGTAGATTACTAGTcctttatttgattattttacaCTCGTTATAGATCTAGATTATTCTTGCCATTGCCTTATCTGTGTTCACAGCCCTTGATGATGACCCAGACAACCTCAGAGCAGAGATGTCTTGTGGCCATGCTGTCACGCCACAGTCCCTCACAGCTTGGTGTCGCAGTCTGCTGGACCAGGTACACTACTttatcaaaatattaaaatatcataaatgaataaatacaaaaatgagTGCATTAATGAGCagcagggttttttttgcaGTAATTTAAAGTGGTAGTCTTATGTATATGAGTACAGGGCCAGTACAAGTTCAAGTGTCCAGCCCTAAAAGACGGAACAACTAAGAAGTGTGAAGCTGTGTGGCCATACGTAGAAGTGCGAAGGATGGCTTTACTAACTCAAGAGGAGCAGAGTCACTTTGAGGAAACCATGGCAGTTTTAGCAGCTGCTGAGTACTGTGAATACAACTCAGTGAGTGGCCAGTCCATCTAATTACTACTGGCATCTGAATATAAATTTTGGATCTCATATATGCATTGGACTTGTTTACTTATCTTCATCTGTCTTTTTGTACAGTGCCCTGGTTGCAAGACGTTTGTTGAGAGGGAGGTTTTGACCAATCTCTGCGTGCACTGCATCATCTGCACAGCAGTGACCGGTAAGACCTATCACTTCTGCTGGCAGTGTCTGAGGGAATGGAAAGGGCCAGGCCCTCGCTCAGACCGCTGTGACAACAATGGCTGCGTCAACCCACTCCTTGAGAATCTGTTGAAATGCCGTGAAATAACCCTCCCTCAGGTTCAAAATATTAAAGTCCCCTCCATGCGGGCTTGCCCTACCTGTGGCAATGTGGTGGAGCATGACAAAACAGGGTGTAAAAATATCATATGTAATCGCTGTCAGATTGAATTCTGCTTTTCTTGCTTAAAACTGTCTGCTGTTTGCAAGTCATTCTTCACACCCTGCCTAGGTGGTGTCGCCCCTCGGCAAACTTGCCTTCCAACCTGGAAAAAACAAGCCTCCTGAAACCCTCCTGATGTAGAGACAAGGGAAATGAGCATGTGAATGCTGTAGTCAGTGCATGTGGGCTTTTTGAGTTATCATATAATTTATTAGGTGCTCTCAAGTTAATTCGACATCCTGTCTTCTGTTTGATTCTTTCAGTTTCTTAATGGCTTATTCATGATTGCTCTAAATGTATCCATCCAACTTGTTACTGATTGTCTTCTTACTCTTTTACCTTCAAACGTTCCAAGCACAATGGTGCATGGCAATTTCAATGAATTCTTTTTGTTAGATGTCCAAAATACGTTTACTATATTACATACTGTGAATTCAATATgattaaataaacaattcatATTCCCGAGAACTgttcttcattcattcactaATACATTTATACTAATataattaatgtgtgtgtgtgtttgtaacaAGCATGAACCAGTAGGATGCATGTGTGATTCGGGTTATTAGAATACAAGTCCAACAAAACTCTActgcagtgcttctctacaatGCGCCATTTAGTGTAACTCTCTATTATCTAAAACATCTATCtacacaaacagcacaaaaaaaaaaacacacaaggcAGGTACAGACAGGCCAACACTAGAGGCTACAAGCAAATCTGCATACAGACAACACTACCTTGAGACTAATATGGTCCACAAGAACTAAACACAGAACATGTATAAGGCAGGATGGGGTCATACATTGATCACATGTGAGTGCAATGACACAGGGGTGGTAGGGAACATAGATGTAAAACCAAGTTAGGAGCAGACCAGGAGAGAGACTGGACATGAAGTGTATAGAAGTACTTTTCCGTTCACTGTAGTACGTGTGTGTActgttacagtttctcattccaatcaataataaaaaaaaacatgacattaTTTATCTGGCAAACATCCTGAGTTTAAAATCAGCTGATAACTTCTTGTAAACCGTGTGGTAGAGGAGAGGGGAGGGCCAGTAACCCCTCCACTGCCATCACTCACAGCTAAAACATTGTGGCTGTTTTCAACTGAACACATTTTAAGTGTCTGGACTGCTTTTAAAAAGCAGATACAGTCTAAATgaaatagaaatcatataagCAATTTGTAAGTATGAAGAATCTGTAaaaatctcttttacaaacatggttattCATTCATGTTCTATGGTGTTGTTCAAAGTACCCTTGTAAGCACCTTTGTTGTTATGAGTGTAGGTTTTGTCTGGAACTTTCTGTTTCATTTTGGCACTCCCTTTTTACCAGTTAACACCCCCGCTATCAACTGACAAGTTTATTCAATTTCCTTCAGGCACATGTCTTTCATGCAAatgacatacatacataatcaTGTGGATTATGTGCAATCAAACCAACATTAAACAGGGTCAAATCTGCTGAGTCATTTTCATTATTTGTAACAAATACCAATTTGTTAAGAAATGCATTCCTATGCAAACTGCTTAACTCTGGTTAAGGCTACCAGTTCTTGCAAATGACATCTCAAGACTGGGTTTAAAGGCCTGTTTGTATTTCTACAATGAGGAAGTGGAGAAGCAGTGAAGAAACAAGGAGTAGGTTTGCAGAATCAGCTGACACCAACtgtttcactttcttttcataaGGTTTGTAGTTTCATGTTAATATTGGATTCAATTTCCAATGTAGGCCACCTGAGTGGCACAGATGAGTAATCTTGTCTATTTTACCAAGGAGGCTTCACTGTGAACAGTTTTTCaactacacacatacatgttCTGGAGCAGGAGACCACAGAGTCCCCCAAAAGGACATGGcagaaaaaaaattacatgAGTTTTTTCTATAATGGGTTAAAAGAAATCCTGCCTGTGAAACATCATGATACTTCTCAAATTAATTATCTTGAGATCATTTTCTCAAGATATATGGGGGAAACTTACATTATCTACTCAGCCCTGTAGAGGGCACCAAATCACCATGCCACTCACTATCACTATTTAAGCCTGTTGTTTATTGTTCAGGAATGGAAGTTGAGCATCTGTCTGGAGAGTCTGAACAGTATAAAGGTCTCATATTCGACAGTCATGAAGTTGTGTAGTTAGAAAGCTGTAgctattcaatatatatatatttgtataaccACTCCTCTGAAACAATCTGCTGTTTTTAACATATTTCAAACAGCACTCTAATTAAATATAACAGTGCCTTCAATTTTGAGAGTGAGCTCAAGAAAAAGTGCTATAGCCAAtaatttatttgaattaatTAGAATAGTATTCACAAGCCGATTGCCCCTGAGCATTTGGCTTGGGGAGATAATAGTAAGAGGGATGCTGCTTGAATTGCGTATTGGTGCCATATACTAGGCAGTctcaaataaattattttatcaCTTATTTTTTGCGCAATTATCTTGAGAAAAATATTCTTACAATTAATTATCCCAAAATAAATATCTTGACAGAATATTTTAGAAGACTGAACTGAAATGATTGTAACATTTCTGAGTATGAAGTTTGCGTCTTGACCCTTCTGCTTTCCTAATGCTTGTCCCTGTACTAACTGATGGGAATTTGATACTCATAGCCTGTGAGAACGTGACTGCATTTAGCCACGAGTGTTAGCAAGGCCAGGTTGTGATCTTGGGTGATTAAATTCATTTCAATAAGTATTTTATTAGACAAATAGAGTGGTAAGATTCTTGTCAATGGACTCTTGTTAATGTGGTGTTGTAATTGCCAGAATTTTGCTTCCGAACTGCGAGAATCAGGTCATTACTCAAAACCTGAAACAGCACTTTATTCATGTGCTAGAATCAATTAGTCATTCTTCTCACCATGCACacacattataaatatatataaaagttataCCACATAATGATATTTCATAAAGTTTTCCAAAACATGTTTTTGTTGACAGTGATTACAATTAGCCTTTCATGTGGAGCCCTTTCTCATCTGGGGTTTCCTTTTTGTTTGCTTCATACATCTTTGTTCTGTGAAAGTTAACCACACATACACTTGGAAAACATATCTTGTTCTTAAAAACAAATTCTTATAATAACGGTAGCATGCCTTCAAACATTTGaatatttatgattttttttactgaaagctttttaatgtgcatttgataacacaaacaaataaaaacaaagagaatTAATGTGCTCAGCTTTCttcaaaaatgtcattttacagGATTTGGGCCCAGACTAAATttgacaaataaaataattagcAGTGAGTCAGCATATACACATCTCTgaagaaaatggaaatgtacCATtggaaaaagataaaaaaaatctaataaaatctATCAATCATTTAgatgtgtttatttgttgcttGTAACATTTGCATTAGTATACTGTTCTGAATTTAAAATCAAAATTCATCACGCTCAAGTTATAAACAGTTAACAAAACATTGGACCCATCCATGAATATCCAAAACCAATATACAAAACCAAAAAGAACTGTTGAAAAACTTAATCGGACGCAGAACTTTGACTGGATGGTGTCGGAGCATTTCCGCTCTGAGATTTCAGCTTCTCATAGTGTTTCTGTAGGAtgaaggagaggaggggagtGCAAGAAAACAGGATTACTGTTTTGATACCAAGTGCTAACTGCTGCAACGTCCTATTGCTGTCTCAGGGAAATAATAATTTACtgagaaatgctttaaaagtcTATGCTGTGCAATAATGTGATCTAAATGAATGACAGCCTGACAGGAGCT
This portion of the Salminus brasiliensis chromosome 9, fSalBra1.hap2, whole genome shotgun sequence genome encodes:
- the LOC140561575 gene encoding ubiquitin carboxyl-terminal hydrolase 47-like isoform X3 — encoded protein: MGSCSSVNRNAAAKPHAQKTRHEDMRYNGLKNQGSTCYLNTVLQCLYMTKDFRTAVESFKQGPKDSSQGSVDLLLQLQTLFGTLKVARGTTRGITRSLRIRNVHEQQDAVEYYQKILKTVGPPVSQVFEGKISNNSKCLKGHIFQEKCSFITIPLAIEVGHNEVFNVNEGLKAFFKPSTLDEDNWLYCDQCDQKTESETWNKIEEIPTVLTLHLKRFDFDFMQMKHVKNHCAMDIPLSLQIKDYEYDLYAVINHKGDRSGGHYNAVIKSFEDDQWYCFDDSSVTKDSNGSLQMSRFAYLLMYRQKSSEAETVLTSEVPNKFL
- the LOC140561576 gene encoding uncharacterized protein, with protein sequence MGVNFPSATLNEEKAKLRCIRSSEHRVSMGKIFQVFVLGIKGEKKTIDVAQSETDFNNMTVLVFKEKITDKFPELKGQNFRAMYADKQLQDEETFSEHEIKNGSIIVLVLRLPGGSAL
- the LOC140561577 gene encoding uncharacterized protein, translated to MTEDEKRYDPADTTLRFVPRPDDITLDDDPDNLRAEMSCGHAVTPQSLTAWCRSLLDQGQYKFKCPALKDGTTKKCEAVWPYVEVRRMALLTQEEQSHFEETMAVLAAAEYCEYNSCPGCKTFVEREVLTNLCVHCIICTAVTGKTYHFCWQCLREWKGPGPRSDRCDNNGCVNPLLENLLKCREITLPQVQNIKVPSMRACPTCGNVVEHDKTGCKNIICNRCQIEFCFSCLKLSAVCKSFFTPCLGGVAPRQTCLPTWKKQAS